Within Ipomoea triloba cultivar NCNSP0323 chromosome 9, ASM357664v1, the genomic segment CAGCAGCAGCGGCCGGATCGGCGGCATACGAACTCTCTCCGATTTGAATCGCCCCTCCGGCCACGACTCCGATAGCGACTCCGATGCCCCCCAAGAATACTACACTGGCGGTGAAAAGAGGCAATTCTTCTCCAACCCtagccttttcttttttctatttcaTTGCAAATTTTAGCTATTGATCTTGATTGTTACCCTGTGTCTAATTGGTGTAATTGTGGAAATGTGACCGTTTTTGTGTTTCCTCTGTGAAACTGTGTTTAATCGTGCTCTTTACCAGGATTATAGTATCGGTTCTGATAATTTCCTTGTCGCTAAATTTTCTAACTTGGGCTCCGTATGATATTTTCTAAAACgtttgagtatgaataaattCACTGGAAAAGATGTCATTTCTTTGCGTTCTTGGCTTCTTGCAATTTCTGTAATAACCAATAagaaagaatgagccatgaaatGCAGTTAAAAATGTGATTAATCATCTGTTTAATATTACCTCATACAAAATTTCCTCATTTACACTAccatataaatattttaccaTATCAATTTATGCAACTATAAGgatatcaatttaaattttttgtttttattgctatttgtatttgtactaaCTTGgatcttcaaattattttaatttgcattGTGTTCTACTAAGAGGGAGTTTTGGGCTTACAGAATACTTTTTCATTTCATCCTTGTGCTACATTCCCACAAACGAAATACACCTCTTGATTTTATTCCAAGATTCCAAGCACTAACTTAATGCTTCCTTTTTGCTGTCTTCTTAAGTGTATAGGCTTAAGGTCTTTGATGCCTGACAAAGACTGCCAGGATGTATGattgaattatttataaattaaaaaaataaaataaaatatagaatatCAAGTTCATGTATGAGAGGTTGCTaaagtttttgattttttttttttttttggaacctATCATATAAGGAGTATCAGCTATATGTTGACAGCTTTGCCTGGGCTCAAAGCATGCTGAGTGATTCGTTTCATTACAAAATATGAGGGAGAAAATACCTAACGTTAGCTAGGTTCATGTCCTACTATTGTTTGCTGATCTTAGTGGCATCTTGTTTCAGTGGAATGCTTGTGCAAGATCCTACAAAGCATAATGATGTGGATGCAATTTTTGATCAAGCTAGGCAGCTAGGTGCCGTGCAAGGTCCTCTGGAAAACCTCCGACCTTCTTCTAGCTCAACAAGCTTCACTGGAGTTGGAAGGACACTGACAGGGGATACAGTTCCACCTACTGCCCCACAACCACCTGAGTCTGTTGTGCACAATATTGTGTTTTGGAGAAATGGTTTCACTATTAATGATGGTCCTTTGAGGAGATTGGATGATCCTGAAAATGCTCCTTTTCTGGAGGTAACAGTGTTAAGCAATAAAAGTAACAGTTCAGCCTACTGAACAACAAAACCTAAACTTCTCTGTTAGTCTGGCTAGAGTGTTATACACTAATTTTGCATTGGGATTAAGATTACCAAGTGTCAATTTCTGTTTCACATATGAGCAATTTTTACTTGTAGTTTTtgcatttattatttgattgCGTTATTTTTTCTCCAACTCTGGATTTACCTTTATGGTATAATAACAAGCTCAATACTTTAATTCTGTGACATGCACTTGAATTTCAAGTCCTATTTTGCATTTCAATGCCACATTGATAAACTAAGAGTTTAATTCATTAAGTCATTGATAGTAACACTGTTGTCGTGGATGAGTTTTGCATAACATACTGATGACTTCATTTGCAGAGCATTAAAAAATCTGAGTGTCCTAAAGAGCTGGAGCCTGCAGATAGGAGGACCTCCGTTCATGTCAATCTCATAAGGAGGGATGAGAATTGTCCAGTGAGTAACTCAGTGAAAACTATCCGTTTCTTCTTTTTAAAGTTCTGTCAACATCTTATTCATTTTTGAATTAGGAAAGGCCTGTGGGGATTAgcattcattcttttttttgtcATTGTATTCTGGTGAGAAAAATGCATTTAGCACTGGAGTAGCATAGTTATTTCTCGTTAATTTGCATGCATGCAAGTAAATCCTTTTTGTTTGCTCTTGCAAACTTTGCCACACACCTTCCACCACCACCCCCAACACaggaaaatttattttaaggaaaaaaaaaaaagacgataATCTGTCATCTTCCAACATTTACCTGATTCTTTTTCTGCCTTTTGGGGTTGGTGgttcagaaaaaaaaacattatcatGACATTTGCTCTTTTCATCTACTTCCAGGAACCAGAGACACGCAATGTTCCATTTCAGGGTGTTGGAAGAACTCTCGGTGGCAGCTCAAACCCAGCAACTTCTGAGCCAACTGCACCCACTCCCCTCAACACTGCTCCATCACCTTCAATGGGCATAGTAGTTGACAAATCATTGCCGTCAACTTCAGTTCAGCTTAGGTTGGCTGATGGGACTCGCATGGTGGCACACTTCAATAACCACCATACTGTCGGTGACATCCGCTCTTTCATCAATGCATCTAGGCCTGGTGGCAGCGGGGCTTACGAATTGCAAACAGGCTTCCCTCCCAAAGTCCTAAGTGACAACTCCCAAACCATCGAGCAGGCTGGACTGGCAAATTCTGTCATCATTCAGAAgtaattatcatcatcatccatgGAAAGCCGAGGCACTTGTTTCATTTTTTGCAATTGGTGCGCTCAACTGATCTATTACTCGCGTATATTTCTACTTCTGCTTACATTATTTACAACTAAGCGTAAAAACTACCCTTGACAGCTGTGAAGATTTTCAGTTTGTTTGTAAAGCACGAAACCCGTAAGTCTGGATCTATGTTGGATTagttttacttgaaatttttttagacTTGCCAAACTGTATGTAAAAAATAAACCACTTTGGAACAGATTAAAGAAAAGCAATAGCTTTCTGTTCTACTCGTGATTACTTAAGGGCCAGTCTACAACTATGATGGGCCTAAACATAGTACGGACAAATGGATCCATTAACAAAATGGATGGAGGTAAGAAAAAAAAGGGTCATTTCAGGTACAGGTGTGTATGACAAGAAATTCAATGCAAGTATGAGTGGTTTGTGTGATTAGTGTTCCATTATCTTTTTGATTTTGAGATGACTACTTTGTTGTGGTTTTCCACTTTGGTATATGGAATAAAATCAGAAACAATCTGCCATCGTTATCATCAACACACTCCAGCAACTTGTGCCTCCTCAGTGGCATCTATTCTGTGACTTCCTTCAATTGTgcttatcccattactccctcACTTCTTTTGGTTCAGTCAATACATTTGGATTCTTCCTCTATCTTGCCCAATCAAATTTTTTACTACTCCCTCCCTTATCTAAGctatatttctttatacttgtgtACCGGTCTGTCAAATTTGATCGATCAGATACTGCACTTGACCTTCTAACTCTCCGTTCGTTCAACCAAATAGctatatttctttatatttatgtaCCAGTTTGCTAAATTTGATCGATCAGATACTGCACTTGACCTTCTAATCCTAGGTTCAAcgaaataagtgagggtagttTTTGATAAGTTAAAAAGTTGGGGGGAGCCATGCATGCTCTCCTCCATATAAGATGAGAGGAAACAGTGGAGATCCATTGATAGTGGCATGCATAGAGGAGCGATTAGACTAGAAAAGAAAAGCAAAGTAGTTTGTCGGCCAAAAGAGAGGTTTAGTGTGGCAGTCGTAAAGATTTCTATAATCTTTAGGGTTGGGTCGTCGACAAAGCTAAGCGAATTGAAGGGTCGATTTAATTGGCTTCATCCAACCAcgaattgaaattaaagaagaataatatatatatagtctgtCTAATCTctctaatataaatataatggaCTAGTATATATTTTGGAGTCTTGTCATATATATTAGCAGTACCCAGCAGTACAAGCTGGGATTGATACATCATaaccccattttttttttcctttctttttattgcaaaaaaacTTTCACCTCAATCCACCAATCTCAtcac encodes:
- the LOC116030745 gene encoding plant UBX domain-containing protein 4, giving the protein MSSRDKKPSKSSSSSGRIGGIRTLSDLNRPSGHDSDSDSDAPQEYYTGGEKSGMLVQDPTKHNDVDAIFDQARQLGAVQGPLENLRPSSSSTSFTGVGRTLTGDTVPPTAPQPPESVVHNIVFWRNGFTINDGPLRRLDDPENAPFLESIKKSECPKELEPADRRTSVHVNLIRRDENCPEPETRNVPFQGVGRTLGGSSNPATSEPTAPTPLNTAPSPSMGIVVDKSLPSTSVQLRLADGTRMVAHFNNHHTVGDIRSFINASRPGGSGAYELQTGFPPKVLSDNSQTIEQAGLANSVIIQK